Proteins co-encoded in one Methanosarcinales archaeon Met12 genomic window:
- a CDS encoding DUF166 family protein has product MVKAKDDATMLIGVITRGEHGLDMVETIESKTDMSVISTTLPSDMPEFIEDATHFLKGIDEAVFNVDMLITYSLHPDLTPEVIKLAGKYGTRAVIVPGGYARAGTKKRLDELSQRYKIHILVDEICCTLETCENDIINEFTSKLGRPKYKVTTSNGIITKVDVITGTPCGGSWFVAENLVGTSSSEAPIRASLLIQYYPCRNENIHKAAEIQKEAIIEALGTSTS; this is encoded by the coding sequence ATGGTTAAGGCTAAGGATGATGCGACGATGCTCATAGGAGTCATCACTCGTGGAGAACATGGATTGGACATGGTCGAGACGATCGAGTCCAAGACCGATATGTCTGTGATATCGACAACCCTGCCATCAGATATGCCAGAGTTTATAGAAGATGCCACCCATTTTTTGAAGGGCATCGATGAGGCGGTGTTCAATGTAGATATGCTGATCACCTATTCGCTTCATCCGGACCTGACGCCAGAGGTCATAAAACTGGCTGGAAAATATGGCACCCGCGCCGTTATCGTTCCAGGGGGATATGCCAGGGCCGGCACAAAAAAGCGATTGGACGAGTTGTCCCAAAGATATAAAATTCATATTTTAGTCGATGAGATTTGCTGCACGCTAGAAACGTGTGAGAACGACATCATCAACGAATTCACGTCTAAGCTCGGGCGCCCAAAATACAAGGTCACCACATCCAATGGCATCATCACAAAGGTAGACGTGATCACAGGAACGCCCTGTGGCGGCAGCTGGTTTGTGGCAGAAAATTTGGTCGGCACATCGAGCAGTGAGGCACCGATAAGGGCAAGCCTCTTGATTCAATACTATCCGTGCAGAAATGAAAATATCCATAAGGCGGCGGAGATTCAAAAAGAGGCCATCATCGAGGCACTGGGGACATCAACTTCATGA
- a CDS encoding DUF1614 domain-containing protein: MRGLINTPDCKAVALFGFILLPLVYLRYTGKLGPVLGLDSYLILATVAAMLLFSVFEIPIHRMRTRKPSYTGGEASLLGRLYSVPVEDELSTGAPRVYHTTITLNVGGFIIPLLLILGTRYNVPFLETVLVTMILAVSTHFLSKMEAGIGIIVPNYIGLASIPFAFILAPESIASVVLIGGVLGILIGLMTRLHPIEEGSAFINLGGVGSFRAICITVVLSLLLSFFA; this comes from the coding sequence GTGAGAGGACTCATAAACACACCTGATTGTAAGGCGGTTGCATTATTTGGTTTCATATTATTGCCACTGGTCTATCTGCGCTACACGGGAAAACTGGGACCCGTGCTCGGTCTTGATTCTTATCTCATATTAGCAACAGTTGCTGCAATGTTGCTTTTCAGCGTTTTTGAAATCCCTATACATCGCATGAGGACCAGGAAACCCAGTTACACGGGGGGCGAAGCCAGCCTACTCGGCAGGCTGTATTCCGTGCCGGTAGAAGACGAACTTAGCACAGGAGCCCCACGCGTCTACCATACGACGATAACTCTCAATGTGGGTGGTTTTATCATTCCATTGCTTCTTATACTGGGCACCAGATATAACGTCCCCTTCCTTGAAACCGTACTGGTCACCATGATTTTAGCAGTATCTACGCATTTTCTCTCTAAAATGGAAGCAGGCATCGGCATAATAGTGCCGAATTATATTGGGTTGGCATCGATTCCATTTGCGTTCATATTGGCGCCAGAGAGCATCGCATCGGTAGTACTCATCGGTGGAGTCCTCGGTATTTTAATAGGGCTAATGACGCGGCTCCATCCGATAGAGGAGGGCAGTGCCTTCATCAATCTTGGCGGGGTAGGCAGTTTCAGGGCCATATGTATAACGGTGGTATTATCTCTATTGCTATCATTTTTTGCCTGA
- a CDS encoding DUF2150 family protein yields the protein MVEQHPENYTEGRWKNWIARAKESGFSLSDPDNAPDTTIFVNMEDDVVLACLKVINRFRKKKISNSKAREDIKNIERITLAKVEPINDDIDMMIQSIQSSLVGVFGSCQCYIGDRYGSGSIDEVIVQAIEAEKGGDPEAALELVSQAGAKILAGQSFKFNRELPPGCVAEWVDGLDSISATMVGGDGYKEDVD from the coding sequence ATGGTCGAACAACATCCTGAAAATTATACCGAGGGGCGCTGGAAGAACTGGATCGCCAGGGCGAAGGAGAGTGGATTCAGTCTCTCTGACCCCGATAATGCGCCAGATACTACCATCTTCGTCAACATGGAAGATGACGTGGTATTAGCCTGCCTGAAAGTCATAAACAGGTTTCGTAAAAAGAAGATATCCAATAGCAAAGCCCGGGAGGACATCAAGAATATCGAAAGGATAACCCTCGCAAAGGTTGAGCCCATCAACGATGACATAGACATGATGATTCAATCGATTCAGTCATCGCTGGTCGGTGTGTTCGGCTCATGTCAGTGTTATATCGGGGATAGGTATGGGTCGGGTTCAATCGATGAGGTGATTGTGCAGGCGATAGAAGCCGAGAAAGGAGGGGACCCGGAGGCGGCGTTGGAACTGGTCAGCCAGGCAGGAGCGAAGATACTCGCAGGCCAATCATTCAAGTTTAACAGGGAATTGCCACCAGGATGCGTTGCCGAGTGGGTCGATGGACTGGATTCGATAAGCGCCACAATGGTCGGCGGTGACGGTTATAAGGAAGATGTGGACTAA
- a CDS encoding nucleotidyltransferase domain-containing protein produces the protein MDRKKDVIKDLRDFRKKSSKHTSIERMIFFGSRAKGEYEKHSDIDLIIVSPKFKGLKFRKRPLLLYDSWDLDYPVDFLCYTPEEFEKKKKQITIVREAVEEGIEI, from the coding sequence ATGGATAGAAAAAAAGACGTGATCAAGGATTTGAGAGATTTTAGAAAGAAATCCTCTAAACACACATCGATAGAAAGGATGATATTCTTCGGCTCTAGGGCCAAGGGAGAATATGAAAAACACAGCGACATTGATCTGATCATCGTATCACCTAAGTTCAAAGGGCTGAAGTTTAGGAAAAGACCTCTGTTGCTTTACGATTCCTGGGATTTAGATTATCCAGTTGATTTCTTGTGCTACACGCCAGAGGAGTTTGAGAAAAAGAAGAAACAGATCACGATTGTGAGAGAGGCGGTGGAAGAGGGAATAGAGATATGA
- a CDS encoding DUF86 domain-containing protein, whose product MDEKEKISLKLRSMKKYVNFLSSKRNVLMEELEGNYELRSAIERNFQLAIESTLDIGEIIISVEGFEKPEDYKSVILILGKHDILPEDFAEEFALAAGFRNVLVHMYEEVDMGILHDFLHNKLDDFDTFAKFMVEYIRSK is encoded by the coding sequence ATGGATGAAAAGGAAAAAATATCCCTCAAGTTACGATCGATGAAAAAGTATGTGAATTTTTTATCGTCAAAAAGAAACGTGTTAATGGAAGAACTGGAAGGAAATTATGAGTTAAGAAGTGCTATCGAAAGGAACTTCCAGTTGGCGATAGAATCAACGCTTGATATAGGCGAGATCATCATCTCTGTTGAGGGGTTTGAAAAGCCCGAGGATTACAAGAGCGTGATATTGATTCTCGGAAAGCACGATATTTTGCCAGAGGATTTCGCCGAAGAATTCGCATTAGCGGCTGGCTTTAGAAATGTCTTGGTTCACATGTATGAAGAGGTTGATATGGGCATTCTCCACGACTTCCTGCACAACAAGTTGGATGATTTTGACACGTTTGCGAAGTTCATGGTTGAATACATCAGGTCAAAGTAA
- the trxB gene encoding thioredoxin-disulfide reductase, with product MNAYDAIIIGAGPAGLTAGIYAVRSGLKTLILEKGMPGGKANDAPLVENYPCFESISGRELMNKMEAHASRYADIKLENVLSMELKEKVVVAAKEEYVADAVILATGAFHKKLGVPGEEEFAGRGVSQCVICDGFFFKKKHVLVVGGGNTAVLNAIYLKNIGCDVTLIHRRNRLRADSHLQSELFKLGIRVLWNSVVKEIRGGDFVKSVAVHNIKDDALDELNVEGVFVSVGESPNNELAKSIGVKLDGRGYIITDKNQRTNVPRVYAAGDVTGGAKQIVMACAEGATAALSAYMDLKSPYWAD from the coding sequence ATGAATGCTTATGACGCAATCATTATCGGAGCAGGTCCTGCTGGTTTGACGGCGGGGATATATGCCGTGCGAAGCGGTCTAAAGACGCTGATACTGGAAAAGGGTATGCCGGGCGGGAAGGCGAACGACGCGCCCCTTGTGGAGAACTACCCCTGCTTCGAGAGCATAAGCGGCAGGGAGCTCATGAATAAGATGGAGGCGCATGCATCCCGATATGCCGATATCAAGTTAGAAAATGTTTTGAGCATGGAGTTGAAAGAAAAAGTGGTAGTTGCCGCCAAAGAAGAATATGTGGCTGATGCGGTGATACTGGCCACCGGTGCGTTCCATAAAAAACTTGGCGTGCCTGGCGAAGAGGAATTCGCAGGTAGGGGGGTGTCTCAGTGCGTCATATGCGATGGTTTTTTCTTTAAGAAAAAGCACGTTCTCGTGGTTGGCGGTGGCAATACAGCGGTATTGAACGCGATTTATCTCAAAAACATTGGCTGTGACGTCACACTAATACATCGGCGGAATCGGCTCAGAGCAGACAGCCATTTGCAAAGTGAGCTGTTTAAACTGGGAATTAGGGTGCTTTGGAATTCCGTAGTGAAGGAAATAAGAGGGGGCGATTTCGTCAAAAGCGTAGCAGTTCACAACATAAAAGATGATGCCCTCGATGAGCTAAACGTAGAGGGTGTGTTCGTATCCGTTGGCGAGTCGCCTAACAATGAACTTGCCAAATCAATTGGGGTAAAATTGGACGGACGAGGATACATCATCACCGACAAAAACCAGCGAACGAACGTTCCAAGGGTTTATGCCGCTGGCGATGTGACGGGTGGCGCAAAACAAATCGTGATGGCGTGTGCCGAAGGTGCAACCGCTGCGCTGTCCGCATATATGGATTTAAAGAGTCCGTATTGGGCGGATTAG
- a CDS encoding nucleotidyltransferase domain-containing protein encodes MSIVVSKGAILEKIKGLFNAHSCVELAYLFGSMANEKRGKLSDVDVGIYLNDALTKEERGKEMLSIISEIISLLKTDKVDMVVMNDVPISLNYEIIKCNAPIFMRDEGKRVDVEQRILSRYLDRRYHEKMASDIFLRKVMEEGITY; translated from the coding sequence TTGTCGATCGTCGTATCTAAGGGAGCCATATTAGAGAAAATTAAAGGGCTCTTTAACGCTCACTCATGCGTTGAACTTGCGTATCTATTTGGCTCTATGGCTAATGAGAAAAGAGGAAAGTTGAGCGATGTAGACGTAGGAATATATCTCAATGATGCTTTGACCAAAGAGGAGAGGGGGAAAGAGATGCTGAGTATAATCAGCGAGATCATCTCGCTATTAAAAACGGATAAAGTAGACATGGTGGTAATGAATGATGTACCCATTTCCCTTAATTACGAGATAATAAAATGCAACGCCCCAATCTTCATGAGAGACGAAGGAAAAAGGGTTGACGTCGAGCAAAGGATTTTATCTAGATATCTAGACAGAAGATATCATGAAAAGATGGCCTCTGACATATTCCTGAGAAAGGTGATGGAGGAAGGTATCACTTATTAG
- a CDS encoding argininosuccinate synthase gives MKKVVLSYSGGLDTSVCIPLLKEHYGYDEVITVTVDVGQPDIERAEKNAAKLSDRHYTIDAREEFVHDYIFPLIKANGNYEGYVLGTAIARPLIAKKTVEIAHKEKAHALSHGCTGRGNDQFRFEAVFRTTDLDIVAPMRDMNLTRDWEIEYARTHGIPVPVTKEEPWSIDENLWSRSIEGGKLEDPAYVPPEKIFEWTASLEKALDKPEIIEIGFDEGVPTSLNGEKMKGVELIQKLNDTGGRHGIGRTDLIEDRILGLKARENYEHPAATILLTAHRDLEQLVLTRNELRFKALVDDAWAELVYHGLVDDPLFADLNAFIDETQKRVSGSVTMRLFKGDAKVIARESPNTLYSKELASFDDKSLDQKYAEGYAKFHGLQARLFKKLER, from the coding sequence ATGAAAAAAGTAGTATTATCATATTCAGGGGGCCTGGATACCTCGGTCTGCATTCCCTTACTGAAAGAACACTATGGCTATGATGAAGTTATCACGGTCACCGTGGATGTGGGACAGCCAGACATAGAAAGAGCGGAGAAAAATGCAGCAAAGTTGAGCGACAGACATTACACGATAGATGCGAGGGAAGAGTTTGTGCATGATTACATTTTTCCACTGATCAAGGCGAACGGCAATTATGAAGGTTATGTACTTGGAACAGCTATAGCCCGCCCACTCATCGCCAAAAAAACGGTGGAGATTGCACACAAGGAAAAAGCGCATGCACTATCACATGGTTGCACTGGAAGGGGAAACGACCAGTTCCGCTTTGAGGCGGTATTCAGGACGACCGACCTCGATATAGTTGCGCCGATGCGAGATATGAATCTAACGCGAGACTGGGAGATAGAATATGCGAGGACGCATGGCATACCAGTTCCTGTCACAAAAGAGGAGCCGTGGAGCATCGACGAGAATCTGTGGAGTAGGAGTATCGAAGGGGGAAAACTCGAAGACCCGGCTTATGTTCCACCAGAGAAAATATTTGAATGGACCGCCTCGCTCGAAAAAGCCCTGGATAAACCAGAAATAATCGAGATAGGATTTGACGAGGGCGTCCCCACATCCTTGAATGGTGAAAAAATGAAAGGAGTGGAGTTGATACAGAAGCTCAATGATACTGGAGGCAGACATGGAATAGGCCGCACCGACCTAATCGAAGACAGAATTTTGGGTCTAAAGGCAAGGGAAAATTACGAACACCCTGCTGCTACCATATTGCTCACGGCTCACAGGGATTTGGAGCAACTGGTCCTGACGCGAAACGAGTTGAGGTTCAAGGCGCTGGTGGATGATGCATGGGCTGAGCTGGTATATCACGGGCTGGTGGATGACCCATTGTTCGCTGATTTGAATGCGTTCATCGACGAGACGCAAAAAAGGGTGAGCGGCTCTGTTACGATGCGATTGTTCAAGGGCGATGCGAAGGTAATTGCACGTGAATCCCCGAACACGTTATATTCAAAAGAGCTTGCGTCCTTCGACGACAAGTCGCTTGACCAAAAGTATGCAGAAGGATATGCGAAGTTTCATGGACTTCAGGCGAGGCTGTTCAAGAAGCTTGAGAGATGA
- a CDS encoding nucleotidyltransferase domain-containing protein, whose product MDKEKAEILSRLKDFIKKHGVKKAILFGSVARGESREFSDLDVILVSEEFEGKSALKRPVPFYLEWDLGYPVDFLCYTPEEFEKKKKEITIVREAVKEGIEI is encoded by the coding sequence ATGGACAAAGAAAAAGCTGAGATTCTGAGCAGGCTCAAAGATTTCATAAAAAAACATGGAGTGAAAAAAGCGATACTTTTTGGCTCTGTTGCAAGAGGCGAGTCAAGGGAGTTCAGCGACTTAGATGTGATTCTGGTCAGCGAGGAGTTTGAAGGAAAGAGTGCTCTCAAAAGACCTGTGCCGTTTTATCTTGAATGGGATCTCGGCTATCCTGTGGACTTCCTTTGCTACACTCCAGAAGAATTCGAGAAAAAGAAGAAAGAGATTACGATCGTGAGAGAGGCGGTGAAAGAAGGAATAGAGATATGA
- a CDS encoding HEPN domain-containing protein encodes MRKETENWWKQAVKDMESAEKIMELGEYYVSAFLSQQAVEKALKALMIQQIGSFPRIHDVVELSRRVNAPSKIIELCAKINPAYTATRYPDVASDFDKGEVEEIIHSAKEVLKWTKKKLRF; translated from the coding sequence ATGAGAAAAGAAACCGAGAATTGGTGGAAGCAGGCAGTAAAGGATATGGAAAGTGCTGAGAAGATTATGGAACTCGGTGAGTATTATGTCTCTGCATTTCTTTCCCAACAGGCTGTAGAAAAGGCATTGAAAGCACTTATGATTCAGCAAATTGGTAGCTTCCCCAGAATCCATGACGTTGTAGAGCTGTCTAGGAGAGTTAATGCACCTTCAAAAATAATAGAACTCTGCGCCAAAATAAATCCTGCCTACACGGCCACGCGCTATCCTGATGTAGCTTCAGATTTTGATAAAGGCGAAGTAGAAGAAATCATCCACTCGGCTAAGGAGGTGCTGAAATGGACAAAGAAAAAGCTGAGATTCTGA
- the cas6 gene encoding CRISPR-associated endoribonuclease Cas6, whose product MRAKIFVRKISKGLLPFDYQYALASMLYGKLALGNIRLANESHSHQGFKFYNFSNLIIPDRRPSRKGLAFEDAHFILTSPDVEFVRSFAEGLLQTPDFNLYNQRFVVTKIEILEQKKLTNQSTFRTISPIFVKTLREGSGELKEWELYPTDGKFHENVHKNLVERYTEYHGTPPKKDHFHITSVRDFKGKRILIGSGEKATPRRCSLMTFDLEASPELLDFAYDAGIGEKNAMGFGCVEVIRE is encoded by the coding sequence ATGCGTGCCAAAATATTTGTAAGAAAAATCTCGAAAGGACTGCTTCCATTCGATTACCAGTATGCCTTAGCTTCGATGTTATATGGGAAGCTCGCGCTCGGAAACATTAGGCTTGCAAACGAATCTCATTCTCATCAGGGCTTCAAGTTCTACAATTTTTCAAATCTGATAATTCCAGATCGTCGCCCTTCACGCAAAGGATTGGCATTCGAGGACGCCCATTTCATCCTGACTTCGCCTGACGTCGAGTTTGTGAGGAGTTTTGCTGAAGGTCTTTTACAGACGCCAGATTTTAATCTTTATAATCAGAGATTCGTCGTGACCAAGATCGAAATCTTAGAGCAGAAGAAGCTCACAAATCAGTCTACGTTTAGGACGATAAGCCCAATATTCGTGAAAACACTGCGAGAGGGGAGTGGTGAGCTCAAGGAATGGGAGTTATATCCAACTGATGGAAAATTTCATGAAAATGTTCATAAAAACCTTGTTGAGCGTTATACGGAATACCATGGCACGCCGCCAAAAAAAGATCACTTTCACATTACTAGCGTAAGGGATTTTAAGGGAAAGCGCATTCTAATAGGCAGCGGCGAAAAAGCCACGCCCAGAAGATGCAGTCTGATGACTTTTGACCTAGAAGCAAGCCCTGAGCTATTGGACTTTGCTTACGATGCTGGCATAGGGGAAAAGAATGCGATGGGCTTTGGATGTGTGGAGGTTATAAGAGAATGA
- a CDS encoding HEPN domain-containing protein, whose amino-acid sequence MREEVSNWWKQALRDLESAKNALRYKDYYVSSFLSQQAVEKALKALYIEKYDELLRIHDIVFFAKKVGLPDDLIAACKRLNPVYAETRYPDASGKLPAYEYSKDDATNDLKDAEKVLTWIEKKT is encoded by the coding sequence ATGAGAGAGGAAGTATCGAACTGGTGGAAGCAGGCATTAAGAGACTTAGAGAGTGCCAAAAACGCACTGAGATATAAAGACTACTACGTGTCCTCTTTTCTCTCTCAGCAGGCAGTCGAGAAGGCTTTAAAGGCCTTATACATCGAGAAATACGATGAACTGTTGAGGATTCACGACATCGTTTTCTTTGCAAAAAAAGTTGGTCTTCCAGATGATCTGATCGCTGCATGCAAAAGATTAAATCCAGTTTACGCGGAAACTAGATATCCAGACGCCAGTGGAAAGTTGCCCGCGTATGAATATTCCAAAGATGATGCGACTAACGACTTAAAGGATGCCGAGAAGGTGCTGACATGGATAGAAAAAAAGACGTGA
- a CDS encoding KH domain-containing protein, which produces MIHIKVPAERVGVIIGNKGVTKKTIEERSGTTIRIDSESGSIEIESLDPIGEMNAGEVIKAIGRGFSEENAFRLLDDETLVSDIIDLSKIFTTQKDIMRIKGRIIGKDGRAREVIENLSDVKISVYGKTIGIIGAIERVEIARRAIGMLIDGAPHGAVYSYLEKQRRE; this is translated from the coding sequence ATGATCCACATCAAAGTGCCGGCTGAGCGGGTTGGCGTGATCATCGGGAACAAAGGAGTCACAAAGAAGACGATTGAAGAGCGCTCCGGTACGACCATTCGCATCGACAGCGAAAGCGGCAGCATCGAAATAGAGTCATTGGACCCTATTGGCGAGATGAACGCCGGAGAGGTAATTAAAGCAATTGGTCGTGGGTTCAGCGAAGAAAATGCATTTCGATTGCTCGATGATGAAACGCTTGTATCTGATATCATCGACCTATCCAAGATATTCACGACGCAGAAGGATATCATGCGCATCAAGGGACGAATAATCGGGAAAGATGGAAGGGCTCGGGAGGTAATAGAGAACTTAAGTGATGTGAAAATTTCTGTGTATGGAAAAACCATAGGAATCATCGGAGCGATAGAGCGGGTGGAGATTGCGCGAAGAGCGATCGGGATGTTGATTGATGGCGCACCACACGGTGCGGTATATTCGTATCTGGAGAAGCAGAGGCGCGAGTAG
- a CDS encoding serine protein kinase RIO, which translates to MCRNRRGCQIRRAERLRIRIKDSDDLKVEEGVFDVPTLKALYRLSNKKFIRSLGGVMSTGKEANVFHALDEKGEIAVKIYRITTSDFRAMQEYITGDPRFKSIKHDKKDIVIAWTKKELRNLMRAHDAGVRVPMPIISERNVLVMEFIGKDGIHAPLLKEVASEIEDPVGTYEKITEYMRLLYHKAGLVHADLSEYNIMYYGEPIFIDMGQSVLLSHPHAEEFFVRDVGNIVRFFRKLGVECSEEGLIAEIKRGGKDDPHQSAG; encoded by the coding sequence GAATCAGGATAAAGGACTCAGATGACCTAAAGGTCGAGGAAGGAGTATTTGACGTTCCGACACTGAAAGCCCTGTATCGGCTTTCAAATAAGAAATTCATCCGTTCTTTGGGAGGAGTTATGAGCACCGGGAAGGAGGCGAACGTGTTTCATGCTCTCGATGAAAAAGGTGAGATAGCCGTGAAGATATACCGTATTACAACCAGTGACTTCAGGGCAATGCAGGAATATATAACTGGCGATCCCAGATTTAAGAGCATAAAGCACGACAAAAAGGACATCGTGATAGCATGGACTAAAAAAGAACTGCGAAATCTGATGAGGGCACACGATGCTGGCGTTCGAGTTCCCATGCCGATAATATCTGAGCGTAACGTTCTGGTGATGGAATTTATCGGGAAAGATGGCATCCATGCACCCTTGCTGAAGGAAGTTGCATCGGAGATCGAGGATCCAGTTGGGACTTATGAGAAAATAACAGAATATATGAGGCTACTGTATCATAAGGCAGGACTGGTCCACGCAGACTTGAGTGAGTACAACATCATGTACTACGGCGAACCGATATTCATCGATATGGGACAATCAGTGCTTCTGAGCCACCCCCACGCCGAAGAGTTTTTCGTCCGCGATGTAGGGAACATCGTCAGATTTTTCAGAAAATTGGGCGTAGAGTGTTCCGAAGAGGGGCTAATCGCAGAGATTAAGAGGGGAGGGAAAGATGATCCACATCAAAGTGCCGGCTGA
- a CDS encoding HAD family hydrolase, translating into MMNIDTIFFDAYGTLIDVRDYFHGLPVQVLKDIECDLDPHQFMEVWNEEFTNTMFDVIEEKRPFLNIRAIYGISLKDALLKHSIPVSDVRLDGLNMLCKQLLDEKCVISPSARNVIKTLKDDGMKMGIISNGDCGELLQHLGDVAKLFDDIIISENLGVYKPDHRIFKFALERLKTRPENALFVGDNIKIDIAGANNAGIYSIWYNKNGEQPEDGIKPHFTITGINEVLDIMKLMSPVPR; encoded by the coding sequence ATGATGAACATAGACACGATCTTCTTCGACGCATACGGAACCCTTATAGATGTAAGGGATTATTTCCATGGCCTCCCGGTGCAGGTGTTAAAAGACATCGAATGCGACCTGGACCCGCACCAGTTCATGGAAGTATGGAATGAGGAATTCACAAATACGATGTTCGATGTAATTGAGGAAAAACGCCCGTTTCTGAACATCCGAGCGATATACGGAATAAGCTTGAAAGACGCTCTTCTAAAACATTCAATCCCGGTAAGCGATGTTCGATTGGACGGGCTCAATATGCTCTGCAAACAGCTTTTAGATGAGAAATGCGTCATATCGCCCTCGGCCAGGAATGTGATAAAAACGTTGAAAGACGATGGCATGAAGATGGGCATAATATCCAACGGGGACTGTGGAGAGCTTTTGCAACATCTGGGAGATGTGGCCAAACTATTCGATGACATAATCATCTCGGAAAATCTCGGGGTATACAAGCCAGACCATCGAATATTCAAATTCGCGCTGGAGAGATTGAAAACAAGACCAGAAAACGCCTTATTCGTAGGCGATAACATTAAAATCGATATAGCTGGGGCAAACAACGCTGGCATCTATTCAATATGGTACAACAAAAACGGAGAACAACCAGAGGATGGAATTAAACCCCATTTTACGATAACCGGCATAAACGAGGTGTTGGATATCATGAAGTTGATGTCCCCAGTGCCTCGATGA